A portion of the Phycisphaerales bacterium genome contains these proteins:
- the kdsA gene encoding 3-deoxy-8-phosphooctulonate synthase has translation MPPAPPCVIPSPHAQPIPVGPGHPLLVIAGPCTLESRDMGLTVGRALKRACEEAGGGAGLPYVFKASFDKANRSSAGSPRGPGIDEGLRWLEDIGRELGCPVTTDIHLPEQADKVVQVASIVQIPAFLCRQSDLLEAAARAAAPTGAAVNVKKGQFLSPREMLGPIKKLHEAGCDNTLLTERGTFFGYHRLVNDFLGVGDMMELDRSAFCDRGPAPVCFDATHSTQLPGAGAQTGGRPERAGMLAAAAVAAGVHALFIESHPDPTSAWSDGATQLTPDAAAAVIAQCARIRAAMG, from the coding sequence ATGCCACCCGCCCCCCCTTGCGTTATCCCCAGCCCCCACGCCCAGCCCATCCCCGTCGGCCCCGGTCACCCGCTGCTGGTCATCGCCGGGCCGTGCACGCTGGAGAGCAGGGACATGGGCCTGACCGTCGGCCGCGCGCTCAAGCGGGCCTGCGAAGAGGCTGGTGGGGGGGCGGGCCTGCCCTACGTCTTCAAGGCAAGCTTCGACAAGGCCAACCGCTCCAGCGCGGGCTCGCCCCGCGGGCCGGGCATCGACGAGGGGCTCCGCTGGCTCGAAGACATCGGCCGCGAGTTGGGCTGCCCGGTCACCACCGACATCCACCTGCCCGAGCAGGCCGACAAGGTCGTTCAGGTCGCCAGCATCGTCCAGATCCCCGCGTTCCTGTGCCGCCAGAGCGACCTGCTCGAGGCCGCCGCCCGCGCCGCCGCGCCCACCGGCGCCGCCGTGAACGTCAAGAAGGGCCAGTTCCTCAGCCCAAGGGAGATGCTCGGGCCCATCAAGAAGCTCCACGAGGCCGGGTGCGACAACACCCTGCTCACCGAGCGCGGGACGTTCTTCGGCTACCACCGCCTGGTGAACGATTTTCTCGGCGTCGGCGACATGATGGAGCTCGACCGCAGCGCGTTCTGCGATCGGGGGCCGGCGCCGGTGTGCTTCGACGCCACGCACAGCACGCAGCTTCCCGGAGCGGGCGCGCAGACCGGCGGGCGGCCCGAGCGTGCGGGGATGCTGGCCGCGGCCGCCGTCGCCGCGGGCGTGCACGCGCTGTTCATCGAGAGCCACCCAGACCCCACCAGCGCCTGGAGCGACGGGGCCACCCAGCTCACGCCGGACGCCGCCGCGGCGGTCATCGCCCAATGCGCGAGGATCCGGGCGGCGATGGGCTGA
- a CDS encoding ABC transporter ATP-binding protein, protein MLQLTDVHKRFGRVTAVDGLSLEVAAGEVMGLLGPNGAGKTTTIGMAVGLLRPDRGTVTLGEDDDFGSPADPAMRRRIGVAPQAIALYEPMTARENLVLFARLHGLGRREALARAGELLELVGLTDRAHHRVAGFSGGMKRRLNLAAALVGRPRLVLLDEPTAGVDPQSRNAIFDIVAGLKAAGVTVLFSTHYMEEAARLCDRVAIVDHGRLLALGTVGELVEAHGGPSMVVVRRHGHDEQRTATSSPLDELSRLIADHGSTIAELRVETPDLEAVFLTLTGREHRH, encoded by the coding sequence GTGCTGCAGCTCACCGACGTCCACAAGCGCTTCGGCCGCGTCACGGCGGTGGACGGGCTGTCGCTGGAGGTCGCCGCGGGCGAGGTGATGGGCCTGCTGGGCCCCAACGGCGCGGGCAAGACCACGACCATCGGCATGGCCGTGGGCCTCTTGCGCCCCGACCGCGGCACGGTGACGCTGGGGGAGGACGATGATTTCGGCAGCCCGGCCGACCCGGCCATGCGCCGGCGCATCGGCGTGGCCCCCCAGGCCATCGCGCTGTACGAGCCCATGACGGCGCGCGAGAACCTGGTGCTCTTCGCCCGGCTGCACGGTCTGGGCCGGCGCGAGGCCCTCGCCCGCGCGGGCGAGTTGCTCGAGCTGGTTGGCCTGACCGACCGGGCCCACCATCGCGTGGCGGGCTTCTCGGGCGGCATGAAGCGCCGGCTGAACCTGGCCGCCGCGCTGGTGGGCCGGCCGCGGCTGGTGCTGCTGGACGAGCCCACGGCGGGCGTGGACCCACAGTCTCGCAACGCCATCTTCGACATCGTGGCCGGGCTGAAGGCCGCGGGCGTGACGGTGCTGTTCAGCACGCACTACATGGAAGAGGCCGCCCGGCTGTGCGATCGCGTGGCCATCGTCGACCACGGCCGGCTGCTGGCGCTGGGCACGGTGGGCGAGCTGGTCGAAGCCCACGGCGGGCCGAGCATGGTGGTGGTGCGCCGCCACGGCCACGACGAGCAGCGCACGGCGACGAGCTCGCCGCTGGACGAGCTCTCCAGGCTCATCGCCGACCACGGCTCGACCATCGCCGAGCTGCGCGTGGAGACGCCCGACCTGGAGGCCGTCTTCCTGACGCTCACCGGCCGGGAGCACCGGCATTGA
- a CDS encoding ABC transporter permease — protein MASGWRVVLVLAAKDVRLLSRDRVALFFTLVFPLLFGILFGAVFSGSAAGEGPRALDVALVDLDDSQDSRGVIAGLVEDGQIAPVRAESAEQARQLVRTGAVEAYFVFPDGFGEAATMPFAGSPMRLEIGSGPSGRGTRAMLEGMATRAVFQQFGRNMLDPERSRQMVGEARELLAGARDMDPAQRMAVQALLRAAEGVVSETPAGGQGDAAGLDIVDIDQVEVTAVADATAVSSFAISFPQAMLWGVMGCAAVFGVSLVGERTGGTLTRLRVAPICRWHIVMGKAVACLATTLLVCVVMLAVAWLAFGVRPVAPVTLVVALLAVSLCFVGIMMLLSVVARTEAAASGIGWACLLTLAMIGGGAIPLAFMPPWLRQVGHVSPVKWGILAIEGGLWRGLSAGEMLLPIGLLVLIGAGAFVLGAAVFARRENR, from the coding sequence GTGGCGTCGGGGTGGCGCGTGGTGCTGGTGCTGGCGGCCAAGGACGTGCGTCTGCTGTCGCGCGACCGCGTGGCGTTGTTCTTCACGCTCGTGTTCCCGCTGCTCTTTGGCATCCTCTTCGGCGCGGTGTTCAGCGGCTCGGCGGCCGGCGAGGGCCCGCGGGCGCTGGACGTGGCGCTGGTCGATCTCGACGATTCGCAGGACTCGCGCGGCGTGATCGCCGGGCTCGTCGAGGATGGACAGATCGCCCCCGTGCGGGCCGAGTCGGCCGAGCAGGCGCGCCAGCTCGTGCGCACCGGCGCGGTCGAGGCGTACTTCGTGTTCCCCGATGGCTTCGGCGAGGCGGCGACGATGCCCTTTGCCGGCTCGCCCATGCGCCTCGAGATCGGCAGCGGCCCCAGCGGCCGGGGCACCCGGGCGATGCTGGAGGGCATGGCCACGCGGGCGGTGTTCCAGCAGTTCGGACGCAACATGCTCGACCCCGAGCGTTCGCGGCAGATGGTCGGTGAAGCGCGCGAGCTGCTGGCGGGCGCCCGGGACATGGACCCGGCGCAGCGGATGGCCGTGCAGGCATTGCTCCGCGCGGCCGAGGGCGTGGTCTCCGAGACGCCCGCTGGTGGCCAGGGCGATGCCGCCGGCCTGGACATCGTCGATATCGATCAGGTCGAGGTGACGGCCGTCGCCGACGCGACGGCGGTGAGCTCGTTCGCGATCAGCTTCCCTCAGGCCATGCTCTGGGGCGTGATGGGCTGCGCGGCGGTGTTCGGGGTGTCGCTGGTGGGCGAACGGACGGGCGGCACGCTCACGCGGCTGCGCGTGGCGCCCATCTGCCGATGGCACATCGTGATGGGCAAGGCGGTGGCGTGCCTGGCGACCACGCTGCTGGTGTGCGTGGTGATGCTGGCGGTCGCGTGGCTGGCCTTCGGCGTGCGGCCCGTGGCGCCGGTGACGCTCGTGGTTGCGTTGCTTGCCGTCTCGCTGTGCTTCGTGGGCATCATGATGCTGCTTTCGGTGGTGGCGCGCACGGAGGCGGCGGCCAGCGGCATCGGCTGGGCATGCCTGCTGACGCTGGCGATGATCGGGGGCGGGGCGATCCCGCTGGCGTTCATGCCGCCCTGGCTTCGGCAGGTCGGGCACGTCAGCCCGGTCAAGTGGGGCATCCTGGCGATCGAGGGCGGGCTATGGCGCGGGCTGAGCGCGGGCGAGATGCTGCTGCCCATCGGGCTGCTCGTGCTCATCGGCGCGGGCGCGTTCGTCCTTGGGGCCGCGGTGTTCGCACGGCGAGAGAACAGATAG
- a CDS encoding DinB family protein, which yields MNDAAHGEFLAHNILHTQTLFERFLVGFDDGNRTTQAPAMPNHAAWTLGHLALTAHRCVDRVLGRDDPGELPPEAFVIGDQGDAQRFATESVSFGSTPTDEPDRYPGLDRSLEIMHAAHQRLAQALREADAAALSRQTPWGAGQTTVSDLALRMGFHIATHCGQIVDLRRGLGFAPVLGRR from the coding sequence ATGAACGACGCGGCGCACGGCGAATTCCTGGCCCACAACATCCTGCATACGCAGACGCTCTTCGAGCGATTCCTGGTGGGCTTTGACGATGGCAACCGCACCACGCAGGCGCCGGCCATGCCCAACCATGCCGCGTGGACGCTCGGGCACTTGGCGCTGACGGCGCACCGCTGCGTCGATCGGGTGCTGGGGCGCGACGATCCGGGTGAACTGCCGCCCGAGGCCTTCGTCATTGGGGACCAGGGCGATGCGCAGCGGTTCGCGACCGAGAGCGTCAGCTTCGGCTCGACGCCCACGGATGAGCCCGATCGATATCCGGGGCTCGATCGCTCGCTGGAGATCATGCACGCGGCGCACCAGCGGCTGGCGCAGGCTTTACGCGAAGCCGACGCGGCGGCACTGTCGCGCCAGACGCCGTGGGGCGCCGGGCAGACCACCGTCTCCGATCTGGCGCTACGCATGGGGTTCCACATCGCGACGCACTGCGGCCAGATCGTTGATCTGCGGCGAGGGCTGGGGTTTGCGCCGGTGCTCGGCCGGCGCTAG
- a CDS encoding PhzF family phenazine biosynthesis protein: MKIFHVDAFTASVFGGNPAVVVPVEQWPSEAVMKQVAAEQNLSETVFVGPPSDGDADRRLRWFTPTVEVPLCGHATLAAAHVLWNHLDEVVERLTFESLSGPLTVWHEKQNDDDLIVMDFPARRTVACDGHAAIVEALGASPAELLRTTENIGVGDDAHPLYIAVYDSKREVHELEPDMKKLAAIEAHGVIATAPGASHDFVSRFFAPRAGVDEDPVTGSAHCALAPYWAKRLGKSRLAARQVSRRGGELRCDVATTDQGDRVLLAGKAVTYSVGEIIAQLAGEAEAVVPA; the protein is encoded by the coding sequence ATGAAGATCTTCCACGTCGACGCCTTCACCGCCAGTGTCTTTGGTGGCAACCCCGCCGTGGTGGTGCCGGTCGAGCAATGGCCGTCCGAGGCCGTGATGAAGCAGGTGGCCGCCGAGCAGAACCTGAGCGAGACGGTCTTCGTCGGCCCGCCCAGCGATGGCGATGCCGATCGCAGGCTGCGATGGTTTACGCCCACCGTTGAGGTGCCCCTGTGCGGTCACGCGACGCTGGCGGCGGCGCACGTGCTGTGGAACCACCTGGACGAAGTGGTCGAGCGTTTGACCTTCGAGAGCCTGAGCGGGCCGTTGACGGTCTGGCACGAGAAGCAGAACGACGACGACCTGATTGTCATGGACTTCCCCGCCCGGCGCACCGTGGCGTGCGACGGACACGCGGCAATCGTGGAGGCGCTCGGGGCCAGCCCGGCGGAACTCCTGCGTACGACAGAGAACATCGGCGTGGGCGATGATGCGCACCCGCTGTACATCGCCGTGTACGACAGCAAGCGCGAGGTGCACGAGCTCGAGCCCGATATGAAAAAGCTGGCGGCGATCGAGGCCCACGGCGTGATCGCAACGGCTCCGGGGGCGAGCCACGACTTCGTGTCGCGGTTCTTTGCCCCGCGGGCGGGCGTGGACGAAGACCCGGTGACCGGCAGCGCGCACTGCGCGCTCGCGCCCTACTGGGCAAAGCGGCTTGGCAAGAGCCGGCTGGCGGCGCGGCAGGTGTCGCGGCGTGGCGGCGAGCTGCGCTGCGACGTGGCGACGACCGACCAAGGCGACCGCGTGCTGCTGGCGGGCAAGGCCGTGACGTACAGCGTGGGTGAGATCATCGCACAGCTTGCCGGCGAGGCCGAGGCGGTCGTGCCGGCCTGA